Sequence from the Schaalia sp. 19OD2882 genome:
GGGCTCGTCAATGCTGGTCAAGGCAGTGGGGCAGGAACAGGTCGACCATGTGTGGACCATGAGCGCCGACCCGGACACGGAGGTCTGTGGATGGATGCAGGACGGTTTCGGACTCAGCTGGCAGGTCGCTCCGAACAACATCCATGAACTGCTTCAGGCGCCCGGAGCCATGGCGCGCATGCAACAGATGAAGAAAATCGACATCGCGGCCCTGGCTGAACTCGCCTGATGCTTCCCGTGGGGTCGTGCATGGGGAACTGGCAGGCACTCAGGGAGCGGCCGGGCGGTGCGGGGGCGGGCAGCCGGCCGGTTCGTCAGGTGCTTTGACGGCGGTTGGGGTGGTCGGTCCTCGCCGGCCACCCCAACCGTTGCCCGCCGCCGGGCTCAGCCCATCAGCACCTTCGTGGTCAACGGCGTGCGATTGCCGAAGCGGTGGTTGGTGATCGACACGGCCTGCTCATGGACGAAGGGCAGGATCTCGACCCGACCGGCATTCGTCACCGGTGAGTCCCACACGGCCACGTCGATCGAGCCCTCGACCGCGCGACGCACTGCGTCCCCGTCCTCGCCAATGACCCTGATCCGCTCGTCCAACCCCTTGGCCGAGGCCTTGAGACCGGCGTGGAACTGCTCGGCCGACTCCTGACGGATGACCACTCCCATGCCGCGCAGAGTCGCATCGACCGCGCCCGGCAACGGATTGGCCGTCGACACCGTCAGTGTCGCCTCCGTCACCCCGCCGCCGGGGATCGAGCGCAGCGCCCCGGTGCCCGAACCCACGAAGGATCCGGTTGCAAGGCCGGCCGAGATCACCCGCAGGACCTGCCCGAGCTCGGCGTCGGCCCCAGCGCGGATCGTCACCGCGGTGGGTACGTAGCGCAGCAGGTTCCGCTCGACCGGAATGGCGCTCGGATCGTGCAAGACGTCGAACTCCTGGGCGCATGCGCGCTCGTCGGCCGCTGCCGCTGCTCTGAGCGAGGCCATCGCATCGCCCGACAGCGTCGCAGCAGCCGCATCCAACAGCGCCTTGAGCTGCGGCTTCGACACCGTCACCGGCTCGGAGGTCGACAGGGGCGCCGAGGTGACCTCGCCGAAGCCCAACAGGTAGTTCGGACCACCCGCCTTCGCACCCTCGCCGACGACAGAACGCTTCCACCCGCCGAAGGGCTGGCGACGCACGATCGCGCCGGTGATTCCCCGGTTGATGTAGACGTTGCCGGCCTGGACCTTCTCCAACCACAGGTTGATCTCGTCCGGGTCCAGTGAATGCAGGCCGGCCGTCAACCCGTAGTCGGTCATGTTCTGGGCGGCGATCGCCTCTTCCAATGTGTCGACCCTCATGACGCCCAGGATTGGACCGAAGTACTCCACCAGGTGGTACTCGGAGCCGACCTGCACACCGGATCGGATGCCGGGGCTCCACAGTCGCTGCGTGTCGTCCAAGGGCTTGGGCTGCAGCTCCCACTTCTGGCCCGCCTCCAATGAGGTCAGACCCTTGAACAGCTTGTCTCCCGGCGGGGTCGACAGGGGGCCCATCTGCGCCGACAGGTCATCCGCCCACGCGACATGAAGTGAACGCACCGCGTCCAACAGCTGGTCGTGGACCCGACGCGAGAAACCGACCGACCCCACCAGGATCACGTAGGAGCAGGCCGAGCACTTCTGGCCCGCGTGCCCGAATGCGGAGTACACGACGTCCTTGACCGCCAGGTCCAGGTCCGCCGAAGGCGTGATGACAATGGCGTTCTTGCCGGAGGTCTCCGCCATGATGCGCAGCGTCGGGTCCCAGGAACGGAAGAGCTCGGCGGTCTCCGCGCCGCCCGTGAGGACCACACGGCCCACCTTCGGATGGGTGACCAGCTGCTTGCCCAGTGAACGCTCTCCCACGCTGACCAGCGCCAGGACCTCCTTGGGCACACCGGCCGCCCACAGGCACTCGGCCACCAGGGCGCCGCAGCGCTTGGCCACGGACGCCGGCTTGAGAATCACGCCGGAGCCGGCCGCCAAGGCGGCCAGCACGCCTCCGGCAGGAATCGCAATGGGGAAGTTCCACGGCGGAGTCACCAGGGTCACTCGAACCGCAGTGAACTCGGCGCCGTCCAGCTTCTCCAGGGCAAGCGCCTGCTCTGCGTAGTAGTGGGCGAAGTCGATGGCCTCGGAAACCTCCACATCCGCCTGGTCCAGCGACTTGCCCAGCTCCGAGCCCGCCACCTCGATGAGGTCCGCGCGGCGTCGGCCCATCTCCACGCCGGCCCGG
This genomic interval carries:
- a CDS encoding bifunctional proline dehydrogenase/L-glutamate gamma-semialdehyde dehydrogenase; this encodes MTTSATSDPSPTTPTDFQAVVDRAVATASRWAEASNKFPIDPAAKLLAGVLDDEGGLDYTVSFVDGVVRPEDVDVAGRHLTEIGDLNPRFLPWFLRTPALVGGKASRFAPKLTVPVARKVFARLVGDLVVDVTDAKLGPAISRLKADGARLNVNLLGEAVLGDTEAAKRLADTRRLLERPDIDYVSLKVSAVTGPHNPWGYEQVVEHAVNQLLPLYQYAAAAGNKFINLDMEEYRDLHLTIDVFKRILDRDELLGLEAGIVLQTYLPDALDAMKDLQEWAAARRARGGQRIKVRVVKGANLAMERVDALMHGWPMTTWESKQATDANYVRMLDWAMTPQRVENVRLGVAGHNLFTVAAAWELAGERGVREGVEIEMLSGMATQQAAAVREDVGNLLLYVPVVNPEEYDVAIAYLVRRLEENAADENFMASIFDIGTNPASFDKEKQRFLDAVDQMRSEGFSRVGPNRLQDRSAETPEDLAAPLKDRGGHWRFDNTADSDPSLPANRAWAGAIAARIPTSTLGVDSITKATVSTKSALVKVVDTVHEAAEAWAALPAGERAEILHRAGVEMGRRRADLIEVAGSELGKSLDQADVEVSEAIDFAHYYAEQALALEKLDGAEFTAVRVTLVTPPWNFPIAIPAGGVLAALAAGSGVILKPASVAKRCGALVAECLWAAGVPKEVLALVSVGERSLGKQLVTHPKVGRVVLTGGAETAELFRSWDPTLRIMAETSGKNAIVITPSADLDLAVKDVVYSAFGHAGQKCSACSYVILVGSVGFSRRVHDQLLDAVRSLHVAWADDLSAQMGPLSTPPGDKLFKGLTSLEAGQKWELQPKPLDDTQRLWSPGIRSGVQVGSEYHLVEYFGPILGVMRVDTLEEAIAAQNMTDYGLTAGLHSLDPDEINLWLEKVQAGNVYINRGITGAIVRRQPFGGWKRSVVGEGAKAGGPNYLLGFGEVTSAPLSTSEPVTVSKPQLKALLDAAAATLSGDAMASLRAAAAADERACAQEFDVLHDPSAIPVERNLLRYVPTAVTIRAGADAELGQVLRVISAGLATGSFVGSGTGALRSIPGGGVTEATLTVSTANPLPGAVDATLRGMGVVIRQESAEQFHAGLKASAKGLDERIRVIGEDGDAVRRAVEGSIDVAVWDSPVTNAGRVEILPFVHEQAVSITNHRFGNRTPLTTKVLMG